One genomic window of Inquilinus sp. KBS0705 includes the following:
- the thrC gene encoding threonine synthase, whose protein sequence is MKFYSTNNTDLRVGFKEAVFNSMPQDKGLYMPESIPKLDDKFLNNLDQYTLPEIAFHVAQNLLGDDIPADHLKAIIQDAINFYAPVVPLEKDVYVLELFHGPSLAFKDFGARFMSRIMSYFLEAGEKQLDVLVATSGDTGGAVALGFLGVPNTRVTILYPKGKVSQIQELQLTTNGQNIRALQIDGTFDDCQALVKQAFTDAELNERFRLTSANSINIARLIPQTFYYFNAYAQLLREGINKVVFAVPSGNFGNIGAGLLAWKMGLPVAQFIAATNANDTVPEFLRTGVYQPKPSVATLSNAMDVGNPSNWVRIADLFKADPDALQKLIVGYTYTDEETLEAIDNINKAYNYIACPHTAIAWKALKQYQQEHPADAAGVFLSTAHACKFPDVFTKEIAGKIEIPEQVKALQKKDHSAVSLGPDFEGFKGYLLQNS, encoded by the coding sequence ATGAAATTCTACAGTACCAACAATACCGACCTTAGAGTAGGTTTTAAAGAAGCGGTTTTTAACAGCATGCCGCAGGATAAGGGCTTATACATGCCCGAGAGCATTCCTAAACTAGATGACAAATTTTTGAACAACCTGGACCAGTACACGCTGCCCGAAATTGCGTTTCATGTGGCGCAAAACCTGCTGGGTGATGATATCCCCGCTGATCACCTCAAAGCCATAATTCAGGATGCTATTAACTTTTATGCACCGGTGGTGCCGCTTGAAAAAGATGTATACGTGTTAGAGCTTTTCCACGGCCCATCGTTAGCCTTTAAGGATTTTGGCGCAAGGTTTATGAGCCGTATAATGAGTTACTTTTTAGAGGCCGGCGAAAAGCAGCTTGACGTACTGGTAGCTACATCCGGCGATACCGGCGGAGCGGTAGCATTGGGCTTTTTAGGCGTACCAAACACCAGGGTAACCATTCTTTATCCAAAAGGAAAAGTAAGCCAGATACAGGAACTGCAACTAACCACCAATGGGCAAAACATACGCGCGCTGCAGATAGACGGCACTTTTGACGATTGCCAGGCACTGGTTAAACAAGCTTTTACCGATGCTGAATTGAACGAAAGGTTCCGTTTAACATCGGCCAATTCTATTAACATAGCCCGGCTTATCCCACAAACCTTTTATTACTTTAATGCCTATGCGCAGCTGCTGCGCGAGGGCATCAATAAAGTCGTTTTCGCGGTGCCAAGCGGCAATTTTGGCAACATTGGTGCTGGTTTATTGGCCTGGAAAATGGGGCTGCCTGTAGCGCAATTTATAGCAGCCACCAACGCTAACGACACCGTGCCTGAGTTTTTAAGAACAGGGGTTTACCAGCCTAAGCCGTCAGTAGCCACCCTATCCAACGCTATGGATGTAGGCAATCCAAGCAACTGGGTACGCATTGCCGACCTGTTTAAAGCCGACCCAGATGCGTTACAGAAGCTTATTGTTGGTTATACTTACACCGACGAGGAAACGCTGGAGGCTATTGATAACATCAACAAGGCCTACAATTACATAGCCTGCCCCCACACGGCCATTGCCTGGAAAGCGCTTAAACAATACCAGCAAGAGCATCCTGCCGATGCTGCAGGCGTGTTTTTATCTACCGCGCATGCCTGTAAGTTCCCGGATGTTTTTACTAAGGAGATAGCTGGTAAAATCGAGATACCCGAGCAGGTGAAGGCCTTGCAGAAAAAAGATCATAGCGCGGTAAGTTTAGGCCCCGATTTTGAAGGATTTAAAGGATATTTGCTTCAAAATAGTTAA
- a CDS encoding homoserine kinase translates to MKESIKVFAPATVANVVCGFDVLGFAVNEPGDEVVMRLTEKPGITISKITGDDGRLPMNPAKNTVSVSVQHYLQSISRTDIGLDIELHKKMPIGSGLGSSSASTVAGLFAIKTLLGDDSDAAKLLPFAMKGEEMACGHGHADNVAPALLGGFVLIRSYEPLDVVRLPHPAGLWCAIVFPDVDVPTREARQIIRNKILMKDAVTQWGNIAGLVSGLFMQDIDLIGRSMQDVLVEPVRSMLIPDFYQMREIAMELGAVSFGISGSGPSVFAFTRDEETAKRITAKLQTHLTGIKIGSNGYVSTINDKGPRVI, encoded by the coding sequence ATGAAAGAGTCTATAAAAGTTTTTGCCCCGGCGACCGTTGCCAACGTGGTTTGCGGGTTTGATGTGCTGGGTTTCGCGGTGAATGAACCCGGCGACGAGGTGGTAATGCGCCTTACCGAAAAGCCCGGCATCACCATCAGTAAAATAACCGGAGATGACGGGCGTTTACCTATGAACCCGGCAAAAAACACGGTAAGCGTGAGCGTACAGCACTATTTGCAAAGTATTAGCCGTACCGATATCGGTCTGGACATAGAACTGCATAAAAAAATGCCAATTGGAAGCGGCCTGGGCAGCAGCTCGGCCAGTACTGTTGCCGGCCTATTTGCCATTAAAACCCTTTTGGGCGATGATAGCGACGCTGCCAAGTTGTTACCTTTTGCAATGAAGGGCGAAGAGATGGCATGCGGACATGGGCATGCGGATAATGTGGCCCCGGCACTGTTGGGTGGCTTTGTGCTGATACGCAGCTACGAGCCTTTAGATGTTGTGCGTTTGCCGCATCCGGCAGGGTTATGGTGCGCCATAGTTTTCCCGGATGTGGATGTACCTACCCGCGAAGCCCGGCAGATCATCCGCAATAAAATATTAATGAAAGATGCGGTAACCCAATGGGGCAATATTGCAGGCCTGGTAAGCGGCCTGTTTATGCAGGATATTGACCTGATAGGCCGCAGCATGCAGGATGTATTGGTTGAACCCGTACGCAGCATGCTGATACCCGATTTTTACCAAATGCGCGAGATAGCGATGGAATTAGGTGCTGTAAGTTTTGGCATCTCCGGTTCGGGGCCTTCTGTATTTGCATTTACCCGCGATGAAGAAACAGCAAAACGCATTACTGCTAAGCTGCAAACACATTTAACAGGCATTAAAATAGGCTCTAACGGCTATGTATCAACTATAAATGATAAGGGGCCGAGAGTAATTTAA